From Rubrivirga sp. SAORIC476, a single genomic window includes:
- a CDS encoding uracil-DNA glycosylase produces the protein MPWRDRLLDLYRRDLFDAEAGDRMFNPYRDTDAHDGPDAPALRQANLAAALDAVAEAGTPDVLVLAEAPGPWGCHFSGIPFTNERQLLDPEFPVTGTPTSRQFAETGTPMREMSGGIYWDAMLPHWGRFWTWNAVPLHPHKADQPLTIRTPGVREVRRWHGLLRETVDVLQPRAVVAVGRKAEGALQAIGAEPTYVRHPSQGGATLFRTGIAEIWDRLG, from the coding sequence ATGCCCTGGCGCGACCGCCTCCTCGACCTGTACCGCCGCGACCTGTTCGATGCTGAGGCGGGCGACCGAATGTTCAACCCATACCGCGACACCGACGCGCACGACGGGCCGGACGCGCCCGCCCTCCGACAGGCCAACCTCGCGGCGGCCCTAGACGCCGTCGCCGAGGCGGGCACGCCGGATGTGCTGGTACTCGCCGAGGCGCCGGGCCCCTGGGGCTGTCACTTTTCGGGAATCCCGTTCACCAACGAGCGCCAACTCCTCGACCCGGAGTTCCCGGTCACCGGCACGCCGACCTCGCGGCAGTTCGCGGAGACGGGCACGCCGATGCGCGAGATGAGCGGCGGCATCTACTGGGACGCCATGCTGCCGCACTGGGGCCGCTTCTGGACGTGGAACGCGGTCCCGCTCCACCCCCACAAGGCCGACCAACCGCTGACGATCCGCACGCCGGGCGTCCGCGAGGTGCGGCGGTGGCACGGGCTGCTGCGGGAGACCGTCGACGTCCTCCAGCCCCGGGCGGTCGTCGCAGTCGGGCGCAAGGCTGAGGGCGCGCTCCAGGCCATCGGCGCCGAGCCCACCTACGTGCGCCACCCGTCGCAGGGCGGCGCGACGCTTTTTCGGACCGGCATCGCCGAGATCTGGGACCGCCTCGGGTAA
- a CDS encoding DUF481 domain-containing protein — MTRLLLLTLALLGTSAFAQPADHLVTHVDCQGYIAGCDEDFFQTELDFARFVRDPSDAAVTVRLVSEDTGGGGERVTLLFEGRRGSLRGRRDTLVTSTPAGASQDAQRRALLSRLGLGLVGFAGRTGLADRLSVAYDAPSAETEEAAPASDPWNSWVFQTSAQGFFDGQSQIASSSMYGSFSASRVTEAFKVSITPYANYNRTSFELPREDGTDSTIVSDNGSYGIGFDAVKSLDAHWSAGARASLYRNTFSNIDASASVGPALEYNLYSFAESTQRQLRFSYSPGVRVVAYQDTTLFLKTQEVLGQHQLAVAAEFAQPWGSVDVNASAFQYLAADRFDKYRLTLGGGVDLRVVRGLSVRLDGRYSFVRDQIGLRASDATDGEILTRQFELATGYSYYASVGLSYSFGSIFNQVVNPRLD; from the coding sequence GTGACTCGACTTCTGCTTCTCACACTCGCACTCCTCGGCACATCGGCCTTCGCCCAACCCGCCGACCACCTCGTCACGCACGTCGACTGCCAGGGCTACATCGCAGGTTGCGACGAAGATTTTTTCCAGACCGAGCTCGACTTCGCCCGCTTCGTCCGGGACCCCTCCGACGCCGCGGTCACCGTGCGTCTCGTGAGCGAGGACACGGGCGGGGGCGGCGAGCGCGTCACGCTCCTCTTCGAGGGCCGCCGGGGCTCGCTGCGAGGGCGGCGCGACACGCTCGTCACGTCCACCCCAGCCGGGGCCTCTCAGGATGCCCAACGGCGGGCGCTCCTGTCCCGCCTCGGCCTCGGCCTGGTCGGCTTCGCCGGGCGCACCGGCCTCGCCGACCGCCTCTCGGTAGCCTACGACGCACCGTCCGCCGAGACGGAAGAAGCCGCGCCGGCGTCGGATCCGTGGAACAGCTGGGTCTTCCAAACGAGCGCTCAGGGCTTCTTCGACGGCCAGTCGCAGATCGCGTCCAGCAGCATGTACGGGTCGTTCTCGGCGTCGCGCGTGACGGAGGCGTTCAAGGTGTCCATCACGCCGTACGCCAACTACAACCGCACCTCCTTCGAGCTTCCCCGCGAGGACGGCACCGACAGCACCATCGTGAGTGACAACGGGAGCTACGGGATCGGGTTCGACGCGGTCAAGAGCCTCGACGCCCACTGGTCAGCGGGCGCCCGGGCGAGCCTGTACCGGAACACCTTCTCCAACATCGACGCCAGCGCCTCAGTGGGGCCCGCGCTCGAGTACAACCTCTACTCGTTCGCGGAGTCCACGCAGCGTCAGCTCCGATTCAGCTACTCGCCCGGCGTGCGGGTGGTGGCGTACCAGGACACGACCCTCTTCCTGAAGACGCAGGAGGTGCTGGGCCAGCACCAGCTGGCCGTGGCCGCCGAGTTCGCCCAGCCCTGGGGCTCGGTGGACGTCAACGCGTCGGCGTTCCAGTACCTCGCGGCGGATCGCTTCGACAAGTACCGGCTCACGCTCGGCGGCGGGGTGGACCTGCGCGTGGTCCGCGGACTGAGCGTGCGCCTGGACGGCCGGTACAGCTTCGTGCGCGACCAGATCGGCCTGCGGGCGTCGGACGCGACCGACGGCGAGATCCTGACCCGCCAGTTCGAGCTGGCGACGGGCTACTCGTACTACGCCTCGGTCGGGCTGTCGTATTCGTTCGGGAGCATCTTCAACCAGGTCGTGAACCCGCGGCTGGACTGA
- a CDS encoding DUF294 nucleotidyltransferase-like domain-containing protein: MSLSFATQISELLAQTEPFDSLSEEDRLVLRQKITLEIYAPGEVILNQGDDIHRALYVVVEGLVRLSEAGSGRTVDMVGAGSQFGSYGLLQGGALPYEAQAVEESSCALIAAESFQRLLDSNEVFRAYFEAETKRYVRTLNEDIDASGAFLLFDTTLGSVLRAEAPTVAADATAREAAQTMSTSDADAVVIVQDGVPVGLVTEGDLVERILAAGASPDGPVMALVERPPVALRTDERLYDAMRTMMRERIRRIVVVDAEGGALRGLLTAEDMSHFRGLDPVATTERLERARSVPELARLRADSNRRLYRLYHQGVHSEDLLDLVTEIDDQLKRRVLATVERTLREDLGDDAYDGPWAWLTFGAAGRRESVLRAWQDNGLVYADPDPADAERAAAYYEQFATRVVDALRECGYSDPENGIDASHEAFRQPLSAWQAAFDTWASGADAEASARAALCFDLRALAGDVELGEALRQTIAAHLPNDRLTRIFAREGTRIDIPLSTFGRIEVEEVDGVTGVNLRTRAIQPVVRLARALAVDIGALDSSNTFDRLRAVGASDHPLAAQAKGLVPSFTTLVDVHLREQMQAAERGEQPTDLVDPDAMHRSQQNLLKETLKDVQSARAAIAKHYKL; the protein is encoded by the coding sequence ATGTCCCTCTCGTTCGCAACGCAGATCTCCGAGCTCCTCGCCCAGACGGAGCCTTTCGACAGCCTCTCTGAAGAGGACCGCCTCGTCCTCCGCCAGAAGATCACGCTAGAGATCTACGCGCCCGGGGAGGTCATCCTCAACCAGGGCGACGACATCCACCGGGCGTTGTACGTGGTGGTCGAGGGGCTCGTCCGCCTCTCGGAGGCGGGCTCGGGACGGACGGTCGACATGGTGGGCGCGGGCTCGCAGTTCGGCTCGTACGGGCTGCTGCAGGGCGGGGCGCTGCCGTACGAGGCCCAGGCCGTCGAGGAGTCCTCGTGCGCGCTGATCGCCGCGGAGAGCTTCCAGCGCCTCCTCGACTCGAACGAGGTGTTCCGGGCGTACTTCGAGGCCGAGACCAAGCGCTACGTCCGCACGCTCAACGAGGACATCGACGCGAGCGGGGCCTTCCTGCTCTTCGACACGACCCTCGGCAGCGTCCTCCGCGCCGAGGCGCCCACCGTGGCGGCGGACGCGACGGCCCGCGAGGCCGCCCAGACGATGTCTACCTCGGACGCCGACGCGGTGGTCATCGTGCAGGACGGCGTCCCGGTCGGCCTCGTCACCGAGGGGGACCTGGTCGAGCGCATCCTCGCCGCCGGTGCCAGCCCCGACGGGCCGGTGATGGCCCTCGTCGAGCGCCCCCCGGTCGCGCTCCGTACCGACGAGCGCCTCTACGACGCCATGCGGACCATGATGCGGGAGCGGATCCGCCGCATCGTCGTCGTGGACGCCGAGGGCGGAGCGCTGCGCGGGCTGCTCACGGCCGAGGACATGAGCCACTTCCGCGGCCTCGACCCGGTGGCCACCACCGAGCGCCTGGAGCGCGCCCGCTCGGTCCCTGAACTGGCCCGCCTCCGCGCCGACTCCAACCGCCGTCTCTACCGCCTCTACCACCAGGGCGTCCACTCGGAGGACCTGCTCGACCTCGTGACCGAGATCGACGACCAACTCAAGCGGCGGGTTCTGGCGACCGTCGAGCGGACGCTCCGGGAGGACCTGGGCGACGACGCCTACGACGGACCGTGGGCCTGGCTCACGTTCGGCGCCGCCGGCCGCCGCGAGTCGGTGCTGCGCGCCTGGCAAGACAACGGCCTCGTCTACGCCGACCCCGACCCGGCCGACGCCGAGCGCGCGGCGGCGTACTACGAGCAGTTCGCCACGCGCGTCGTGGACGCGCTCCGGGAGTGCGGCTACAGCGATCCCGAGAACGGCATCGACGCGAGCCACGAGGCGTTCCGCCAGCCGCTCTCGGCATGGCAGGCCGCCTTCGACACCTGGGCCTCCGGGGCGGACGCCGAGGCGTCGGCGCGGGCGGCGCTCTGCTTCGACCTCCGCGCCCTGGCGGGCGACGTGGAACTCGGTGAGGCCCTCCGGCAGACCATCGCGGCGCACCTCCCGAACGACCGCCTGACGCGCATCTTCGCCCGCGAGGGGACCCGCATCGACATCCCGCTCTCGACGTTCGGCCGGATCGAGGTCGAGGAAGTGGACGGGGTCACGGGCGTCAACCTCCGCACGCGCGCCATCCAGCCGGTCGTCCGCCTCGCGCGGGCGCTGGCGGTCGACATCGGCGCGCTGGACTCGTCCAACACGTTCGACCGGCTCCGCGCCGTCGGCGCGAGTGACCACCCGCTGGCGGCCCAGGCCAAGGGCCTCGTGCCGTCGTTCACCACGCTCGTGGACGTGCACCTGCGGGAGCAGATGCAGGCCGCCGAGCGCGGTGAGCAGCCGACCGACCTCGTGGACCCGGACGCGATGCACCGCAGCCAGCAGAACCTCCTCAAGGAGACGCTCAAGGACGTTCAGTCGGCCCGGGCGGCTATCGCGAAGCACTACAAGCTGTAG
- a CDS encoding zinc ribbon domain-containing protein YjdM, producing the protein MPDLPACPVCASAFIYEYSNMLVCPECAHEWSADLTEAEVAEAAGQRVVTDANGAPLADGDSVTVIKDLKVRGSSSVVKVGTRVKNIRLVDGDHDIDCRIPGIGSMGLKSEFVRKA; encoded by the coding sequence GTGCCCGACCTCCCTGCCTGCCCCGTCTGCGCCTCCGCATTCATCTACGAGTACTCGAACATGCTCGTCTGCCCAGAGTGCGCGCATGAGTGGTCGGCGGACCTGACCGAGGCGGAGGTGGCCGAAGCCGCAGGCCAGCGCGTCGTGACCGACGCCAACGGGGCGCCCCTCGCCGATGGGGACTCCGTCACGGTCATCAAGGACCTCAAGGTGCGCGGCTCGTCGTCGGTGGTGAAAGTCGGCACCCGCGTCAAGAACATCCGCCTCGTAGACGGAGACCACGACATCGACTGCCGAATCCCCGGCATCGGGTCGATGGGACTCAAGTCGGAGTTCGTCCGCAAGGCCTGA
- a CDS encoding TrmH family RNA methyltransferase: MLPVPPFFDLPDTVRVGDAVYPPETVLSLLDPYLTDERRQRLSAVVARRAFGVVPVLEGLVDPGNVNAVLRSAEGLGFGAAHVVGLEAEAAEMVAQVLDGDEEPTLSDRRATRRASQGAHKWVELRAWTDPADYVRHVHACGGKVAVTALRDDALPIAEWDFSQPTALVVGNEHAGASDAMLEAADAALLLPLDGFVQSYNVSVAAALSLYHAREDRLRRTGQHADLDADRQRLLLAHYTARAVPLAAALLAEHSRRAG; the protein is encoded by the coding sequence ATGCTGCCTGTTCCTCCGTTCTTCGACCTTCCCGACACCGTGCGTGTCGGCGACGCCGTCTACCCCCCCGAGACGGTCCTCTCCCTCCTCGATCCCTACCTGACCGACGAGCGGCGCCAGCGGCTCTCGGCCGTCGTCGCGCGGCGTGCCTTCGGCGTGGTGCCCGTGCTGGAGGGGCTGGTGGACCCCGGCAACGTGAACGCGGTCCTGCGGAGCGCCGAGGGGCTCGGCTTCGGCGCTGCCCACGTGGTCGGGCTGGAGGCCGAGGCGGCCGAGATGGTGGCCCAGGTCCTCGACGGCGACGAGGAGCCGACCCTCTCGGATCGCCGCGCCACGCGCCGGGCCAGCCAGGGCGCCCACAAGTGGGTCGAGCTTCGCGCCTGGACCGACCCGGCCGACTACGTCCGCCACGTCCACGCGTGTGGGGGCAAGGTGGCCGTCACCGCCCTTCGCGACGACGCGCTGCCCATCGCCGAGTGGGACTTCTCGCAGCCGACCGCGCTGGTCGTCGGCAACGAGCACGCGGGCGCCAGCGACGCCATGCTGGAGGCCGCCGACGCGGCGCTGCTGCTCCCGCTCGACGGCTTCGTGCAGAGCTACAACGTGTCGGTCGCCGCCGCGCTGTCGCTCTACCACGCCCGCGAGGACCGCCTCCGCCGGACCGGCCAGCACGCCGACCTCGACGCCGACCGCCAGCGCCTCCTGCTGGCGCACTACACCGCCCGCGCCGTTCCGCTGGCCGCGGCGCTCCTGGCCGAACATTCCCGCCGCGCCGGGTGA
- a CDS encoding undecaprenyl-phosphate glucose phosphotransferase, whose amino-acid sequence MLRERSLFLQRLLFGADLTLIALAWVLAWIVRFEVLSPPGWIPIETYLGFLPFVLAVWGGVLLVSGLYRTRRAQRLTLVVYAVARAVVLGLVVSLGALFFYREFSFSRLHVLLFAGFASVFLVGLRLAIYTVLRRGRESGRNVRRVLIVGAGKAGQRLARAFRHYPWMGFEVIGFLDDREGAVEAEPPDPLYPESVERPTVLGPVDAIEEVLEARGSVDLVYAALPLAAANKIQIVAEACARHTAHLCLVPDLFGLDLLMNSRVSDVDGLPVIHLLDEAPFDFRQVIKRAADVAFSIAVLILLSPLLAAIALAVKGSSPGPVLYRQERMSLNGQTFDILKFRSMPVDAEAGTGAVWSTKGESRATPVGAFLRRTSLDELPQFWNVLRGDMSVVGPRPERPTLIEGFRQQIPGYMLRHKTKAGITGWAQVNGWRGDTSLTKRIEYDLFYIQNWSLWLDFKIVLLTVWKGFVHENAH is encoded by the coding sequence ATGCTTCGCGAACGCAGCCTGTTTCTCCAGCGCCTCCTCTTCGGCGCCGACCTGACGTTGATCGCGCTGGCCTGGGTGCTGGCGTGGATCGTGCGGTTCGAGGTGCTCTCGCCGCCCGGCTGGATCCCGATCGAGACGTATCTCGGCTTCCTGCCGTTCGTGCTGGCCGTGTGGGGCGGCGTGCTGCTGGTGTCGGGCCTCTACCGGACGCGCCGCGCGCAGCGCCTGACGCTGGTCGTCTACGCCGTTGCCCGGGCGGTGGTGCTGGGCCTCGTGGTGTCGCTGGGGGCGCTGTTCTTCTACCGCGAGTTCTCGTTTTCGCGGCTGCACGTGCTCCTGTTCGCCGGGTTCGCGTCCGTCTTCCTGGTCGGGTTGCGGCTGGCCATCTACACGGTGTTGCGGCGGGGCCGCGAGAGCGGGCGAAACGTCCGCCGGGTGCTGATCGTGGGTGCGGGCAAGGCCGGGCAGCGGCTGGCGCGGGCGTTCCGCCACTACCCGTGGATGGGCTTCGAAGTGATCGGCTTCCTAGACGACCGCGAGGGGGCCGTCGAGGCCGAGCCGCCGGACCCGCTCTACCCGGAGTCCGTCGAGCGGCCGACCGTGCTCGGCCCGGTGGACGCCATCGAGGAGGTCCTGGAGGCGCGCGGCAGCGTGGACCTCGTATACGCGGCCCTGCCGCTGGCCGCGGCCAACAAGATCCAGATCGTGGCAGAGGCCTGCGCGCGCCACACGGCGCACCTCTGCCTCGTGCCCGACCTGTTCGGCCTCGACCTGCTGATGAACAGCCGCGTCTCCGACGTGGATGGCCTCCCGGTGATCCACCTCCTCGACGAGGCGCCGTTCGACTTCCGGCAGGTCATCAAGCGCGCGGCCGACGTGGCGTTCTCCATCGCCGTCCTGATCCTGCTCTCACCGCTGCTGGCCGCCATCGCGCTCGCCGTCAAGGGGTCGTCGCCGGGGCCGGTGCTGTACCGACAGGAGCGGATGAGCCTCAACGGCCAGACGTTCGACATCCTCAAGTTCCGCTCCATGCCCGTCGACGCCGAGGCGGGCACGGGCGCGGTCTGGTCCACGAAGGGCGAGAGCCGCGCCACGCCCGTCGGCGCCTTCCTGCGGCGGACCTCGCTGGACGAACTGCCGCAGTTCTGGAACGTCCTCCGCGGCGACATGTCGGTCGTCGGGCCGCGCCCGGAGCGGCCGACGTTGATCGAGGGCTTCCGCCAGCAGATCCCCGGCTACATGCTGCGCCACAAGACGAAGGCGGGCATCACGGGCTGGGCGCAGGTCAACGGCTGGCGCGGCGACACGAGCCTGACCAAGCGCATCGAGTACGACCTGTTCTACATCCAGAACTGGTCGCTCTGGCTCGACTTCAAGATCGTCCTGCTGACGGTCTGGAAGGGGTTCGTCCACGAGAACGCGCACTGA
- a CDS encoding SDR family oxidoreductase: MDLHNAVVVVTGASRGIGLATARRFLDAGARVAGLARSADALDQLADAFGDAFTPVVCDVTDADATRAAIDQIAADLGQIDVLVNNAGLGRFDPVDEQTEADWGLQVDTNLSGVFHCTRAAVPHMKAQGEARGADATAGFIVNVASIAGLVGNPNLSGYNATKFGLRGFSDAIMKELRPFGIKVSCLYPGSVDTDFGAGAGTKPNPNAMSAESIAETVHHVVAAPHGTLISEVVLRPMVGRKG, from the coding sequence ATGGACCTCCACAACGCCGTCGTCGTCGTCACCGGCGCGAGCCGAGGCATCGGCCTCGCCACTGCCCGTCGCTTCCTCGATGCCGGGGCTCGGGTGGCTGGCCTCGCCCGCTCCGCCGACGCCCTCGACCAGCTCGCCGATGCCTTCGGCGACGCCTTTACGCCCGTCGTCTGCGACGTGACCGACGCCGACGCCACGCGCGCGGCCATCGACCAGATCGCCGCCGACCTCGGCCAGATCGACGTGCTCGTCAACAACGCCGGGCTGGGCCGCTTCGACCCGGTCGACGAGCAGACCGAGGCCGACTGGGGCCTCCAGGTGGACACCAACCTGTCGGGCGTCTTCCACTGCACGCGCGCCGCCGTGCCCCACATGAAGGCGCAGGGCGAGGCCCGCGGCGCCGACGCCACGGCGGGCTTCATCGTCAACGTGGCGAGCATCGCCGGGCTCGTCGGCAACCCCAACCTGAGCGGCTACAACGCGACCAAGTTCGGTCTGCGGGGCTTCTCGGATGCCATCATGAAGGAGCTTCGGCCGTTCGGCATCAAGGTGAGCTGCCTCTACCCTGGCTCCGTCGACACGGACTTCGGCGCGGGGGCGGGCACGAAGCCCAACCCCAATGCGATGTCGGCCGAGTCGATCGCCGAGACCGTCCACCACGTCGTCGCGGCGCCGCACGGGACGCTGATCTCGGAGGTCGTCCTGCGGCCGATGGTCGGGCGGAAGGGCTGA
- a CDS encoding oxidoreductase → MRLTLLVSALAVALSACGGAAGTSSSVLPPRLTEQASGSDQLLIAAHAVDDAVVWASGAGGTVVRTTDGGATWTAVPVTVAGADTLQFREVVALDARTAWALSIGTGASSTIAKTTDGGASWRTVFVNDEPDGFYDCLSMWDARRGVLYGDSVDGELRVRRTTDGGATWPRVPSASLPAAGEGEGGFAASGTCVATRSDSLAWIATGNADPARVLRTSDGGATWEAADLPLVAGEAAGAASVAFRGDRHGVAVGGDIADADAYTDAVAITADGGRTWRKGGQLPFPGAAYGAAYVPGTDALVVVGPGGVGVSEDDGLTWRLVASETFWGVAAAGQDAIWLTGPAGRIVRLRL, encoded by the coding sequence ATGCGTCTCACCCTTCTCGTCTCTGCCCTGGCCGTCGCCCTCTCCGCCTGTGGCGGAGCAGCCGGGACCAGTTCGTCCGTCCTTCCGCCGCGTCTAACGGAGCAGGCGTCCGGCTCCGACCAACTCCTGATCGCGGCGCACGCCGTCGACGACGCCGTCGTGTGGGCGTCCGGCGCGGGCGGCACGGTGGTCCGGACGACCGACGGCGGGGCGACGTGGACCGCCGTCCCGGTGACCGTGGCGGGGGCCGACACGCTCCAGTTCCGCGAGGTGGTCGCGCTCGACGCGCGGACGGCGTGGGCGCTCTCCATCGGCACCGGCGCCTCCTCCACCATCGCCAAGACGACCGACGGCGGGGCCTCCTGGCGGACGGTGTTCGTCAACGACGAGCCGGACGGCTTCTACGACTGCCTCTCGATGTGGGACGCCCGCCGCGGCGTGCTCTACGGCGACTCGGTCGACGGCGAACTGCGCGTGCGGCGGACGACCGACGGCGGGGCGACATGGCCGCGCGTTCCGTCGGCGTCCCTCCCTGCGGCGGGCGAGGGCGAGGGCGGCTTCGCGGCGTCCGGCACCTGCGTCGCCACGCGCAGCGACAGCCTCGCCTGGATCGCGACCGGCAACGCCGACCCCGCGCGCGTCCTCCGCACCTCGGACGGCGGGGCCACGTGGGAGGCCGCCGACCTGCCGCTCGTGGCGGGCGAGGCGGCCGGGGCCGCCTCGGTGGCGTTCCGGGGCGACCGCCATGGCGTCGCGGTCGGCGGCGACATCGCCGACGCGGACGCATACACCGACGCCGTCGCCATCACGGCCGACGGTGGTCGGACGTGGCGCAAGGGCGGGCAACTGCCGTTCCCCGGCGCGGCCTACGGCGCCGCCTACGTGCCCGGCACCGACGCGCTGGTGGTCGTCGGGCCGGGCGGCGTCGGCGTGTCCGAGGACGACGGGCTCACGTGGCGTCTGGTCGCCAGCGAGACGTTCTGGGGCGTCGCCGCGGCCGGGCAGGACGCGATCTGGCTGACCGGCCCCGCGGGTCGCATCGTTCGACTGCGGCTCTGA
- a CDS encoding type I restriction enzyme HsdR N-terminal domain-containing protein, whose protein sequence is MSEPFRTRTDGGRTLVHDPVRRKWVALTPEEGVRQRLLADLLRLGYPVGLLAVERGVVFGGRTWRADVVAYGRDQRPLLLAECKAPGVPIDQTTFDQLARYNAVLDAPVLVVDNGAARYCCVRTASGWDFVDAVPRFGAG, encoded by the coding sequence GTGAGCGAGCCCTTCCGCACGCGTACCGACGGCGGGCGGACGCTCGTCCACGACCCCGTTCGCCGCAAGTGGGTCGCACTGACGCCCGAGGAGGGCGTCCGCCAGCGACTCCTCGCCGACCTGCTCCGCCTCGGCTACCCGGTGGGCCTGCTGGCCGTCGAGCGCGGTGTCGTGTTCGGCGGCAGGACGTGGCGGGCCGATGTGGTGGCCTACGGCCGAGACCAGCGCCCGCTGCTCCTCGCCGAGTGCAAGGCGCCCGGCGTGCCCATCGACCAGACCACGTTCGACCAACTCGCACGCTACAACGCCGTCCTCGACGCGCCCGTCCTGGTGGTCGACAACGGGGCTGCGCGCTACTGCTGCGTCCGCACGGCGTCGGGCTGGGACTTCGTGGACGCCGTGCCGCGGTTCGGGGCCGGATGA
- a CDS encoding ABC-F family ATP-binding cassette domain-containing protein, protein MLILRDLHLAFGGRVLFDGLGWTVRAGERVGLVGPNGAGKSTLLRVIAGEQSVDQGDVIYEGGASVGFLRQDTQEEDLSISPLEEALHAFDDVLRLEAEAERLTKEMEAHPDHTTDDYFKLVEQFSKVHDRLLTRESHTAESRAASILSGLGFSDDEMRRPLSTFSGGWRMRVALARLLLGAPDVLLLDEPTNHLDIESIDWLEQYLTTYPGAVVLVSHDQYFLDRMTTSTADLIRGQIDNYPGNYAHYLEARQERRLHWQARYDNQQKEIAEAERFIARFRAKATKAKQAQSRIKALEKMERIPPPPPEANTMRFRFPDPPPSGRQVVEIGTFSKSYPAPEGGETKVFDRAGPLTLEKGDKVALVGKNGAGKSTLARILLGTESIEGDIQQDRRAEMAHFAQHQAESLEPSHTVFQSLQEKSRGHSDTQLRSLLGAFLFTGDAVEKSVSVLSGGERSRLALARTLLSPANVLVLDEPTNHLDIVSKNVLAEALRQYSGTFVLVSHDRAFIDAVAESVWYVEGGSVQTYRGTYTEAQWQREHGTASKLAASGDGQATGKQTPTPSPLPSKPAAKSSGGGGKKSKEEKRREAEARNALYRMMKDGTVPPAKELGLDLAARALELLEQSIEEKEAEKVTLEAKMADPDLYAKPKEFQQTMEALNAAQTDLKDLMQRWEKLAAEVEALA, encoded by the coding sequence ATGCTCATCCTCCGCGATCTCCACCTCGCCTTCGGCGGGCGCGTCCTGTTCGACGGGCTCGGCTGGACCGTCCGCGCGGGCGAGCGCGTCGGGCTCGTCGGCCCCAACGGCGCGGGCAAGTCGACGCTGCTGCGCGTGATCGCGGGCGAGCAGTCGGTGGACCAGGGCGACGTGATCTATGAGGGCGGCGCGTCGGTCGGCTTCCTGCGGCAGGACACCCAGGAGGAGGACCTGTCGATCTCTCCGCTGGAGGAGGCCCTGCACGCCTTCGACGATGTCCTCCGCCTGGAGGCCGAGGCGGAGCGGCTGACGAAGGAGATGGAGGCTCACCCCGACCACACCACCGACGACTACTTCAAGCTCGTCGAGCAGTTCTCGAAGGTCCACGACCGGCTGCTGACGCGCGAGTCGCACACGGCCGAGTCGCGGGCCGCGTCGATCCTGTCCGGCCTCGGCTTCTCGGACGACGAGATGCGGCGCCCGCTGAGCACGTTCTCCGGCGGCTGGCGGATGCGCGTGGCCCTGGCCCGCCTCCTCCTCGGCGCCCCCGACGTGCTGCTGCTCGACGAGCCGACCAACCACCTCGACATCGAGTCGATCGACTGGCTGGAGCAGTACCTCACCACCTACCCCGGCGCCGTCGTGCTGGTCTCCCACGACCAGTACTTCCTCGACCGCATGACGACCTCGACGGCCGACCTCATCCGCGGCCAGATCGACAACTATCCGGGCAACTACGCGCACTACCTGGAGGCGCGGCAGGAGCGGCGGCTCCACTGGCAGGCGCGCTACGACAACCAGCAGAAGGAGATCGCCGAGGCCGAGCGCTTCATCGCGCGCTTCCGCGCCAAGGCCACCAAGGCGAAGCAGGCGCAGAGCCGCATCAAGGCGCTCGAAAAGATGGAGCGCATCCCGCCGCCGCCGCCGGAGGCCAACACGATGCGGTTCCGCTTCCCCGACCCGCCACCGTCGGGCCGCCAGGTGGTCGAGATCGGGACGTTCTCGAAGAGCTACCCGGCGCCGGAGGGCGGCGAGACGAAGGTGTTCGACCGCGCCGGCCCGCTGACGCTGGAGAAGGGCGACAAGGTGGCGCTCGTCGGCAAGAACGGCGCCGGCAAGTCGACGCTCGCGCGCATCCTGCTCGGCACCGAGTCCATCGAGGGCGACATCCAGCAGGACCGCCGCGCCGAGATGGCGCACTTCGCCCAGCACCAGGCCGAGTCGCTGGAGCCGAGCCACACCGTCTTCCAGTCGCTCCAGGAGAAGTCGCGCGGCCACTCCGACACGCAGCTCCGTAGCCTCCTCGGCGCGTTCCTCTTCACCGGCGACGCGGTCGAGAAGTCCGTCTCGGTGCTCTCCGGCGGCGAGCGCTCCCGCCTCGCGCTGGCGCGGACGCTCCTGTCGCCCGCCAACGTCCTGGTCCTCGACGAGCCGACCAACCACCTCGACATCGTCTCGAAGAACGTCCTCGCCGAGGCGCTGCGGCAGTACTCGGGCACGTTCGTGCTCGTGTCGCACGACCGCGCCTTCATCGACGCCGTCGCCGAGTCGGTGTGGTACGTCGAGGGCGGGTCGGTCCAGACCTACCGCGGCACCTACACGGAGGCCCAGTGGCAGCGCGAGCACGGCACGGCGTCGAAGCTCGCCGCCTCGGGGGACGGCCAGGCCACCGGCAAGCAGACGCCGACACCCTCCCCCCTGCCGTCGAAGCCCGCGGCCAAGTCGAGCGGCGGCGGCGGCAAGAAGTCCAAGGAGGAGAAGCGCCGCGAGGCCGAGGCCCGCAACGCGCTCTACCGCATGATGAAAGACGGAACGGTACCGCCCGCGAAGGAGCTCGGCCTCGACCTCGCCGCCCGCGCCCTGGAGTTGCTGGAGCAGTCGATCGAGGAGAAGGAGGCCGAGAAGGTCACGCTCGAAGCCAAGATGGCGGATCCGGACCTTTACGCGAAGCCCAAGGAGTTCCAGCAGACGATGGAGGCGCTCAACGCGGCCCAGACCGACCTGAAGGACCTCATGCAGCGCTGGGAGAAGCTGGCGGCCGAAGTCGAGGCGCTGGCGTGA